One Glutamicibacter mishrai genomic window carries:
- a CDS encoding acyl-CoA dehydrogenase family protein has translation MTTTEHVLDPADLINFDSLLSSEELALRDTVRGFVKEHIKPNIAQWYNDAVFPLDIVPEMAKLGLLGMHLNGYGCGGRSAVEYGIAGAELEAGDSGLRTFVSVQGSLAMSAIHKHGSEEQKQEWLPKMAAGEAIGCFGLTEPTAGSDPSSMKTFARRDGGDWVINGSKRWIGLANVAQVAVIWAQTDDGIRGFVVPTDTPGFTATPIEQKLSMRASIQCEIDLVDVRLPSTAVLPNVKGLKGPFSCLNEARYGILWGSMGAARDAFEDALAYSQQRLQFDKPLAGYQMTQQKLVDMALEINKGFLLALHIGRLKDAGKLDLHMISVGKLNNCREAIKICREARTILGGNGITMDYSPLRHANNLESVRTYEGTDEVHTLILGNKLTGVPAFR, from the coding sequence ATGACCACCACCGAGCACGTCCTCGACCCGGCAGATCTCATCAATTTCGATTCCCTGCTCAGCAGCGAAGAACTTGCCCTGCGCGATACGGTGCGCGGCTTCGTCAAGGAGCACATCAAGCCGAATATCGCCCAGTGGTACAACGATGCGGTGTTCCCGCTGGACATCGTTCCGGAAATGGCGAAGCTGGGCCTACTGGGAATGCATCTGAACGGCTACGGCTGCGGTGGCCGATCAGCCGTTGAATACGGCATCGCCGGTGCGGAATTGGAAGCAGGCGACTCGGGGCTGCGCACCTTCGTCTCCGTGCAGGGCTCCCTGGCCATGAGCGCCATCCATAAGCACGGCTCGGAAGAGCAGAAACAGGAATGGCTGCCGAAAATGGCAGCCGGAGAAGCCATCGGCTGCTTCGGCCTGACCGAGCCAACCGCCGGATCCGACCCGTCAAGCATGAAAACCTTTGCCCGCCGCGATGGCGGCGACTGGGTGATCAACGGATCCAAGCGGTGGATCGGCCTGGCAAATGTGGCACAGGTAGCGGTCATCTGGGCGCAGACCGACGACGGGATCCGCGGCTTTGTCGTGCCAACGGACACTCCCGGCTTTACCGCGACCCCCATCGAGCAGAAGCTGTCCATGCGCGCTTCGATCCAGTGCGAAATCGACCTGGTCGATGTCCGACTTCCAAGCACTGCGGTGCTGCCCAACGTCAAAGGACTCAAGGGGCCGTTCTCATGCCTGAACGAGGCGCGCTACGGCATTCTCTGGGGATCGATGGGCGCAGCCCGGGACGCATTCGAAGATGCTTTGGCCTACTCGCAGCAGCGCCTCCAATTTGATAAGCCGCTGGCCGGTTACCAGATGACCCAGCAAAAGCTGGTGGACATGGCCCTGGAAATCAACAAGGGCTTCCTGCTGGCACTGCACATTGGCCGGCTCAAGGACGCAGGAAAGCTGGATCTGCACATGATCTCGGTAGGCAAGCTCAACAACTGCCGCGAAGCGATCAAGATCTGCCGCGAGGCCCGCACAATTCTCGGCGGCAACGGCATCACCATGGACTACTCGCCACTGCGCCACGCCAATAACTTGGAGTCGGTGCGTACCTACGAAGGCACCGACGAAGTCCACACCCTGATCCTTGGCAACAAGCTCACCGGCGTACCAGCCTTCCGCTGA
- a CDS encoding aldehyde dehydrogenase family protein produces the protein MEAASAPVALRQYLNGNWLEGEGRKITSVAAADESRVLAAGAAASEGQVDAAFAAAHQAKKSWAAVPMATRAAILATAAGYLKEHAEQFGEELAAEEGKTRAEGIGEVLRAAQIFTYYAGESDRAAGTVFQSPRHGEQILVTHKPLGVVGIITPFNFPIGIPAWKIAPALVFGNTVVFKPASLVPILALRLVQALEYSGLPAGVLNLVIGPGALGDGFLSNSYVNGLSFTGSTAVGRRLCASGAARGIPVQAEMGGKNASVVLADADLDLASEQVLFGAFRSTGQKCTATSRLILDEAIAEEFLAKLTTRLEQWKTGNPLDPEMHMGPLVDAKAAASAREGIERAVAEGATLRFQGAAPESGNFLAPTILDLPSDATGRDNCAWREEFFAPILAVRTVKGIEQAFEAAEDSDFGLSLALFTSNLSTAIQAQQTLDVGILHVNSESAGADPHVPFGGAKASGYGPKEQGAAAREFYTHTTTTYLRG, from the coding sequence ATGGAAGCAGCATCCGCCCCGGTGGCATTGCGCCAATATCTCAACGGCAACTGGCTTGAAGGCGAAGGCCGCAAAATCACCTCCGTCGCGGCAGCAGATGAGTCGCGAGTACTTGCCGCAGGGGCCGCGGCCAGCGAAGGCCAGGTCGATGCTGCTTTCGCTGCCGCACACCAGGCCAAAAAATCCTGGGCCGCGGTACCGATGGCCACCCGTGCAGCCATCCTTGCCACGGCAGCCGGCTACCTCAAGGAGCATGCAGAACAATTCGGTGAGGAACTGGCGGCTGAAGAAGGGAAAACGCGGGCCGAAGGCATCGGTGAAGTCCTGCGCGCAGCCCAGATCTTCACCTACTACGCAGGTGAAAGCGACCGTGCGGCCGGAACCGTATTCCAGTCTCCCCGCCATGGGGAACAGATCCTGGTGACCCACAAACCGCTGGGCGTCGTGGGCATCATTACTCCCTTCAACTTTCCAATCGGCATCCCAGCCTGGAAAATCGCTCCGGCACTCGTCTTCGGAAATACCGTCGTTTTTAAACCCGCCAGCCTCGTGCCTATTCTCGCGCTTCGGCTCGTGCAAGCCTTGGAATATTCCGGGCTGCCAGCAGGGGTGCTGAACCTCGTCATTGGTCCGGGCGCGCTAGGCGACGGTTTCCTATCCAACAGCTATGTCAATGGCTTGTCCTTCACCGGATCAACCGCGGTAGGCCGTCGTCTCTGTGCCTCCGGTGCCGCGCGCGGCATTCCTGTGCAGGCGGAGATGGGAGGCAAGAACGCTTCGGTGGTGCTGGCTGATGCTGACTTGGACCTGGCAAGCGAACAGGTGCTGTTCGGCGCCTTCAGGTCAACCGGTCAAAAGTGCACAGCGACCAGCCGCCTCATCCTGGACGAAGCGATTGCAGAAGAATTCCTTGCGAAGCTCACAACACGGCTGGAACAATGGAAGACCGGCAACCCGCTGGACCCGGAAATGCATATGGGCCCTTTGGTGGATGCGAAAGCGGCGGCCTCGGCCCGTGAAGGAATCGAGCGCGCAGTAGCCGAAGGCGCAACGCTCCGGTTCCAAGGTGCGGCGCCGGAATCCGGCAATTTCTTGGCCCCGACTATTCTGGATTTGCCTTCGGATGCCACGGGCCGCGACAACTGCGCGTGGAGGGAAGAATTTTTTGCCCCGATTTTGGCAGTGCGCACCGTAAAAGGTATTGAGCAGGCATTTGAAGCGGCGGAGGACTCAGACTTCGGCCTGAGCCTGGCCCTGTTCACGAGCAATCTTTCTACGGCAATCCAAGCTCAACAAACACTGGATGTTGGCATATTGCATGTAAATTCGGAATCAGCAGGTGCAGACCCGCACGTTCCCTTCGGAGGGGCCAAAGCATCTGGCTACGGGCCGAAGGAACAAGGAGCGGCAGCTCGGGAGTTCTACACGCATACGACGACGACTTATCTGCGGGGCTGA
- a CDS encoding 3-hydroxyacyl-CoA dehydrogenase family protein, with protein sequence MTIERILVIGAGTMGRQIAMSCPLSGYTTVLQDISSDALSAARKELEGWVASRVAKGKLAQADADAALNNLTQSTDLEDSASNADLVIEAAVERLDIKEQIFATLGEKAPAHAILATNSSTPCLPLAWPKPAAALSRYATCTSSIPRW encoded by the coding sequence ATGACGATTGAACGTATTTTGGTAATTGGCGCCGGAACCATGGGCCGGCAGATCGCGATGAGCTGCCCGCTCAGCGGCTACACGACGGTCTTGCAAGATATCTCCAGCGATGCTTTGTCGGCCGCCCGCAAGGAACTGGAAGGGTGGGTCGCGTCAAGGGTTGCCAAGGGCAAATTGGCTCAGGCCGACGCGGACGCTGCCTTGAACAACCTGACCCAGAGCACCGATTTGGAAGACAGCGCCAGCAACGCAGACTTGGTCATCGAAGCTGCCGTGGAACGCCTGGATATTAAGGAGCAGATTTTTGCCACCCTGGGCGAAAAAGCGCCAGCCCACGCCATCTTGGCAACCAACTCCTCGACACCTTGCCTTCCTCTCGCGTGGCCCAAGCCAGCGGCCGCCCTGAGCAGGTATGCAACATGCACTTCTTCAATCCCGCGTTGGTGA
- a CDS encoding 3-hydroxyacyl-CoA dehydrogenase family protein: protein MHFFNPALVMKCVEVVRNEQTSDETVQAVTEVATKLGKQPVLVNKEIPGFIANRMMGAINAEALNLAHAGIASIEDIDTTAKTALGHPMGPFELMDMVGLDVIDFIAQATYAETGNEADKPHPLITEKVEAGLLGRKSGEGFYPYS, encoded by the coding sequence ATGCACTTCTTCAATCCCGCGTTGGTGATGAAATGCGTTGAAGTAGTCCGCAACGAACAGACCAGCGATGAAACCGTGCAAGCCGTGACCGAGGTGGCCACCAAGCTGGGCAAGCAGCCGGTATTGGTGAATAAAGAGATTCCAGGATTCATTGCTAACCGCATGATGGGGGCGATCAATGCCGAAGCGCTGAACCTGGCCCACGCGGGGATCGCCAGCATTGAAGATATCGATACCACGGCCAAAACCGCGCTCGGCCACCCCATGGGCCCCTTTGAGCTGATGGATATGGTCGGCTTGGATGTCATCGACTTCATTGCCCAGGCCACCTATGCCGAAACTGGCAATGAGGCGGATAAGCCACATCCGCTGATTACTGAAAAAGTGGAAGCCGGACTGCTAGGGCGCAAGAGCGGTGAAGGCTTCTATCCCTACTCCTAG
- a CDS encoding App1 family protein has protein sequence MSHISTDQRARHVASRVEDRFHNWRAKRALAKGQGAVILPYTGYGSTGPDGGWIRVLARVVLAGPGAFEFGQHQAQMIADGIRGFRNFVSPILPFGKVSIMVGEHRFEVQADRGGVIDVKLSVDLPAGWNEIHLQAHDGDEATARIMVIDQAQKYGVISDVDDTVVVTALPRPLLAAWNSFVLSEHARVATPGMAVMLQKVRQEHPGGPMVYLSTGAWNVAQTLQRFMSRNLYPEGPLLLTDWGPTDRSWFRSGMQHKVDQLRRLAQEFPHISWILVGDDGQHDPAIYAEFARRYPELVRAIVIRQLTPSEAVLAGGRSNELRRTTPGVRWVYEPDGARILDQLVKLELVDADAKDL, from the coding sequence ATGAGTCACATTTCGACTGATCAGCGAGCCCGTCACGTTGCTTCGCGAGTGGAAGACAGATTCCACAATTGGCGTGCCAAGCGGGCACTGGCGAAGGGCCAAGGGGCGGTGATTCTTCCCTATACCGGGTACGGCTCCACCGGCCCCGATGGCGGATGGATCCGCGTTCTGGCTCGTGTCGTGCTTGCCGGCCCTGGAGCCTTTGAATTCGGGCAGCATCAAGCACAGATGATCGCGGACGGGATCAGGGGCTTCCGAAATTTCGTTTCGCCTATTCTGCCTTTTGGAAAAGTCAGCATCATGGTCGGCGAGCACCGGTTCGAGGTGCAGGCGGACCGCGGTGGCGTCATTGACGTAAAACTGTCGGTCGATCTGCCAGCCGGATGGAATGAAATCCATCTTCAGGCGCATGATGGCGACGAGGCAACCGCGCGCATCATGGTCATTGACCAGGCTCAGAAATACGGCGTGATCAGCGACGTGGACGACACCGTGGTGGTTACGGCGTTGCCGCGTCCCTTGCTGGCTGCATGGAACTCATTTGTCCTCTCGGAACATGCACGCGTGGCAACCCCGGGCATGGCGGTCATGCTGCAAAAAGTACGGCAAGAACATCCTGGCGGACCGATGGTTTACCTCTCCACCGGTGCATGGAATGTTGCCCAGACACTGCAGCGTTTCATGTCCCGCAATCTCTATCCAGAAGGCCCGTTGCTGCTGACGGACTGGGGTCCAACGGACCGTTCCTGGTTCCGCAGCGGCATGCAGCATAAAGTGGACCAGCTGCGGCGTTTGGCCCAAGAGTTCCCGCACATCTCGTGGATCCTTGTGGGCGACGATGGGCAGCATGACCCTGCGATCTACGCAGAGTTTGCCCGGCGGTATCCCGAACTGGTGCGCGCTATCGTGATCCGCCAATTGACCCCGTCCGAAGCTGTGCTCGCTGGTGGCCGTTCCAACGAGCTGCGGCGTACGACTCCAGGGGTGCGCTGGGTTTATGAGCCAGATGGCGCACGGATTCTGGACCAGCTGGTCAAGCTGGAATTGGTCGATGCTGACGCAAAAGATTTGTAG
- a CDS encoding acyl-CoA thioesterase has protein sequence MAESTLRVQVPMRWGDMDAYGHVNNVNLIRLMEEARIAGFGVPGGTGAPGVEPQADIFSAVPAGTQILVVEHRVRYSKPLEYRNVPVNVDLWVANIKPASFDICYEFRDPIEDYLCVKAATTLAYFDPSTSRVQRLSPEEREGLSAFEGAPTFPK, from the coding sequence ATGGCTGAATCAACTCTTCGCGTGCAGGTGCCAATGCGTTGGGGCGATATGGACGCGTACGGGCACGTTAACAACGTGAACCTGATCAGGTTGATGGAAGAAGCACGCATCGCCGGGTTTGGCGTGCCCGGAGGCACCGGTGCTCCAGGCGTTGAGCCGCAGGCCGATATTTTCTCCGCCGTGCCAGCAGGAACCCAGATCTTGGTAGTGGAGCACCGTGTTCGGTACTCCAAGCCGCTGGAATACCGCAACGTACCGGTGAATGTCGACCTGTGGGTCGCAAATATCAAACCCGCAAGTTTTGATATCTGCTATGAATTCAGGGACCCAATTGAGGATTACCTATGTGTTAAAGCCGCTACGACGCTGGCGTACTTTGACCCATCAACATCCCGAGTTCAGAGGCTAAGCCCTGAAGAACGTGAGGGACTAAGCGCCTTCGAAGGCGCTCCGACCTTCCCGAAGTAA
- a CDS encoding siderophore-interacting protein, with protein MSQPAGGRPQTEARPARPQVVLQVLKREQIAPHLIRLTLGGPGFANFVDKDVTDRYVKFLFAKPELGLDMPYDMEELRNKLAPEDLPVRRTYTVRSSDHEAQTIDVDFVVHGDEGLAGKWARDTEIGSSICFAGPAGLFVPREEFDFHFFAGDETAIPAISAALEAMSPQMKGVAIIEVADAADELELVHPEGVEVRWLHRNEAFTPQNTVLEQAVREYPWSGGRVQVFAHGEREVMKRLRLYFYDERAVERRDMSLSAYWAFGRAEDAFQAEKRTEVGKIFAD; from the coding sequence ATGTCTCAGCCAGCTGGCGGACGTCCGCAAACCGAGGCTCGACCTGCACGTCCTCAAGTTGTTCTGCAGGTGCTCAAGCGGGAACAGATCGCACCTCATTTGATTCGCTTGACGCTCGGCGGGCCCGGCTTTGCCAACTTCGTCGACAAGGACGTGACAGACCGATACGTCAAGTTCCTGTTCGCCAAGCCGGAGCTGGGCCTGGACATGCCTTACGACATGGAAGAGCTGCGCAATAAGCTGGCACCGGAAGATCTGCCGGTGCGCCGCACCTACACCGTGCGTAGCAGCGATCATGAAGCGCAGACCATTGACGTTGATTTCGTCGTCCATGGCGATGAAGGGCTGGCTGGGAAATGGGCGCGGGACACAGAGATCGGTTCGTCGATCTGTTTCGCCGGGCCAGCTGGCCTCTTCGTTCCACGCGAAGAATTCGACTTCCATTTCTTTGCCGGTGATGAGACCGCGATTCCGGCAATTTCTGCCGCTTTGGAAGCCATGTCGCCTCAGATGAAGGGCGTGGCCATCATTGAGGTCGCCGACGCTGCTGATGAGCTGGAATTGGTTCACCCAGAAGGTGTAGAAGTCCGGTGGCTGCATCGCAACGAAGCATTTACCCCGCAGAATACCGTCTTGGAACAGGCCGTGCGAGAGTACCCGTGGTCAGGCGGCCGCGTGCAGGTCTTCGCCCACGGCGAGCGTGAAGTGATGAAGCGGTTGCGCCTCTACTTCTATGATGAGCGCGCTGTGGAACGCCGTGACATGTCATTGTCCGCGTACTGGGCATTCGGCCGAGCCGAAGATGCTTTCCAGGCAGAAAAGCGCACCGAAGTCGGCAAGATCTTCGCCGACTAA
- a CDS encoding DNA-3-methyladenine glycosylase family protein: MRLRLEAAGTLDIAHALSVLSLHSLPAQENINSGRAEVHRVLRIEDHLIDTRLTLDASGISVDHDAPMELLPQLQTVIIHWFGLEQDASGAYQALSEMQGFKILAVAFPHLRLISYPDLFEALATTVIGQQVSLAAARTLAGRYVDHLGDAHPSGLRAFPTAEATASLSPAEIQAIIRCPLSRAATLHTVASWYLDDGQELGQRPDEFLGQLLSLRGVGPWTRDYMALRGLRDPKIFLDSDLVVRRALKDLGIAPGAGASLPVGTGYLATLLLWAHDSVNRGK, translated from the coding sequence ATGCGGCTGCGTTTGGAAGCGGCGGGAACGCTGGATATCGCGCATGCGCTCTCCGTGCTGAGCCTCCATTCACTTCCAGCCCAGGAGAACATCAATTCCGGCAGGGCCGAGGTCCACAGGGTTCTGCGCATTGAGGATCACCTGATTGATACTCGCCTGACATTGGATGCATCAGGAATCTCCGTGGATCATGACGCCCCGATGGAGTTGCTTCCCCAGCTTCAGACGGTCATCATCCATTGGTTCGGGCTTGAGCAGGACGCATCCGGCGCCTATCAGGCCCTCTCGGAGATGCAAGGATTCAAGATCCTGGCCGTGGCATTTCCTCATCTGAGGCTCATCAGTTATCCGGACCTATTCGAAGCGCTCGCAACTACGGTCATCGGCCAACAAGTCTCGCTGGCTGCCGCGAGGACATTGGCCGGGCGATACGTTGATCATCTGGGTGACGCGCACCCGTCGGGACTGCGGGCCTTCCCCACCGCCGAGGCCACCGCGAGCCTGAGCCCCGCGGAGATCCAGGCCATCATTCGATGCCCGTTGTCGCGGGCCGCAACGTTGCACACCGTCGCCTCGTGGTACCTCGATGACGGGCAAGAACTTGGTCAGCGGCCGGACGAATTCCTAGGGCAGCTGCTATCTTTGCGCGGGGTCGGCCCGTGGACCCGAGACTATATGGCACTGCGCGGGCTGCGAGACCCAAAGATTTTTCTGGATTCCGATCTTGTCGTCAGACGGGCTCTCAAGGATCTTGGCATCGCACCTGGCGCTGGTGCGTCCCTGCCCGTAGGTACGGGATACCTGGCCACCTTGCTCCTGTGGGCCCATGACTCCGTCAACCGCGGCAAATGA
- a CDS encoding DNA-3-methyladenine glycosylase I: MTEDLVIGEDGLARPQWAATNDMLRDYYDSEWGMPVNTEAGVFERLSLECFQSGLSWAIILSKREAFRQAFANFDPEKVALFTENDFDSLMDNPGIVRNKLKIRATIANAEATLMMREEGGLANFIWSFKPEATPTPRTIAEIPTQSPESKELAKALKKRGFKFVGPTTMFALMEAIGMVDTHLVGSHRRNSSGIWA; encoded by the coding sequence ATGACTGAAGATCTTGTTATCGGTGAAGATGGCCTCGCCCGACCGCAATGGGCAGCCACCAACGATATGCTCCGCGACTACTACGATTCCGAGTGGGGCATGCCGGTGAATACCGAGGCAGGAGTCTTCGAGCGGCTGAGCTTGGAATGTTTCCAGTCCGGGCTTTCGTGGGCCATCATCCTGTCCAAGCGGGAGGCTTTCAGGCAGGCCTTCGCCAACTTCGATCCCGAAAAGGTCGCTCTCTTCACGGAGAACGACTTTGACAGCCTCATGGACAACCCCGGCATCGTGCGCAACAAGCTGAAGATTCGCGCTACCATCGCGAATGCGGAAGCTACGCTCATGATGCGTGAAGAGGGAGGGTTGGCCAATTTCATCTGGTCCTTCAAGCCCGAGGCGACTCCCACCCCTCGAACCATAGCGGAGATCCCCACTCAGAGCCCTGAATCCAAGGAACTAGCCAAAGCCTTGAAAAAGCGCGGTTTCAAATTTGTTGGGCCTACGACGATGTTCGCGCTTATGGAAGCCATCGGCATGGTCGATACGCATCTGGTGGGATCCCACCGGCGCAACAGCTCTGGAATCTGGGCCTAG
- a CDS encoding ArsR/SmtB family transcription factor, producing the protein MAMIESKSDEVLDREGKTRQAALFHALADPTRLLILEHLKTGEHKVRELTDHLGLAQSTVSAHLACLRDTDLVTVRSQGRASIYSLGQAEYLDQLLLLAQQLIPNQTHHWHEAHTGNLAEV; encoded by the coding sequence ATGGCGATGATAGAGTCCAAAAGCGATGAAGTGCTGGATCGTGAAGGCAAGACGCGGCAAGCTGCCCTCTTCCATGCCCTTGCCGACCCGACGCGGCTGCTGATCCTTGAGCACCTGAAGACCGGGGAGCACAAGGTCAGGGAACTCACCGATCATCTCGGGCTGGCCCAAAGCACCGTCAGCGCCCATCTTGCCTGCCTGCGGGATACCGACCTGGTGACAGTCCGCAGCCAAGGGCGGGCCAGCATCTATTCGCTGGGCCAGGCTGAATATCTGGATCAGCTGCTTTTGTTGGCACAGCAGCTCATTCCAAACCAAACGCATCATTGGCATGAAGCACACACCGGCAACCTGGCGGAGGTGTAA
- a CDS encoding cation diffusion facilitator family transporter, which produces MGHDHSHGHSHDHSDANRARLAWAFGITACILVAEIIGAIVTSSLALLVDAAHMLTDTLGLLLALTAANLIARKPTTKRTWGFRRAEVLSATVQSALLLAVGIYAAVDAVRRLFAPADIHPTGLLVFGVVGLFGNVISMWIISAGRKNNLNMRAAFLEVVNDALGSVAVIIAAIVIATTGWMRADSIAALVISALIVPRAMRLLSETTHILLESTPRGLDLNAVREHLENQPGVIAVHDLHASQIASNLPVLTAHVVVEDSMFSAGVAGDLLKNLQNCVADHFTISIEHSTFQIEPSSHQSTEHQHGC; this is translated from the coding sequence ATGGGCCACGATCATTCCCATGGCCACTCGCACGACCATTCGGACGCGAATCGCGCCCGCTTGGCCTGGGCCTTCGGCATCACCGCTTGCATCCTCGTTGCCGAAATCATCGGAGCCATCGTCACCAGTTCGCTGGCGCTGCTGGTTGATGCCGCACATATGCTGACCGATACGCTCGGGCTGCTGCTCGCCCTGACCGCGGCCAACTTGATTGCACGCAAACCTACGACAAAACGCACATGGGGTTTTCGGCGCGCTGAAGTGCTCTCTGCCACCGTGCAGTCAGCACTGCTCTTGGCCGTGGGGATATATGCGGCCGTTGACGCCGTCCGCAGGCTCTTCGCTCCGGCGGATATCCACCCCACGGGGCTCCTGGTCTTCGGTGTTGTTGGCCTCTTCGGAAATGTCATTTCCATGTGGATCATCTCCGCGGGGCGCAAGAACAACCTCAACATGCGTGCCGCATTCCTTGAAGTCGTCAACGACGCCCTGGGGTCTGTCGCCGTGATCATTGCAGCCATCGTCATCGCGACTACCGGGTGGATGCGCGCAGACTCGATCGCAGCCCTGGTGATTAGCGCGCTGATTGTGCCACGCGCCATGAGGCTGTTGAGCGAAACCACCCACATCCTGCTGGAATCCACGCCGCGGGGCTTGGACCTCAATGCGGTACGCGAACATCTTGAGAACCAGCCCGGGGTTATCGCAGTGCATGATCTGCATGCCAGCCAGATCGCCTCCAACCTTCCGGTGCTCACCGCCCACGTGGTCGTCGAAGACTCCATGTTCTCCGCAGGAGTCGCCGGCGACCTGTTGAAGAACCTGCAAAATTGCGTGGCTGACCACTTCACGATCAGCATTGAACATTCGACTTTCCAGATCGAGCCATCATCGCACCAAAGCACTGAGCATCAGCACGGGTGCTAG
- a CDS encoding ABC transporter ATP-binding protein, producing MTSETLPKTDYAVAARGLTKTYGHDTTRVEALRGVDVAFARSRFTAIMGPSGSGKSTLMHCLAGLDSADGGEIIIGGKNLLSLSDDQLTEMRREQIGFVFQSFNLVPTINAQENILLPLSLAGKKHDKAWFDTVINALGLRDRLTHKPHELSGGQQQRVAVARALLTRPEVVFGDEPTGNLDSRTGAEVLSLMRTSTREMGQTIIMVTHDPVAASYADTVLLMKDGAIVGTIEEPSVATVSEALASLAE from the coding sequence ATGACTTCTGAAACCCTGCCAAAAACTGATTATGCGGTCGCCGCTCGCGGGCTGACCAAAACCTACGGACATGACACCACCCGAGTTGAAGCGCTGCGCGGCGTCGACGTTGCCTTCGCCCGCTCGCGTTTCACCGCCATCATGGGCCCTTCCGGATCCGGCAAGTCGACCCTGATGCACTGCCTGGCCGGGTTGGACTCAGCCGACGGCGGAGAAATCATCATCGGCGGCAAGAACCTGCTATCGCTTAGCGACGATCAGCTCACCGAAATGCGCCGCGAACAGATCGGCTTCGTGTTCCAGTCCTTCAATCTGGTGCCCACCATCAACGCGCAAGAGAACATCCTGCTGCCGCTGTCCCTTGCCGGCAAGAAGCACGATAAAGCCTGGTTCGACACCGTGATCAACGCCTTGGGCCTGCGCGATCGCCTCACCCACAAGCCGCATGAGCTCTCCGGCGGCCAGCAACAGCGAGTAGCTGTCGCCCGAGCGCTGCTCACCCGTCCCGAGGTGGTTTTCGGCGACGAGCCAACGGGCAACCTGGATTCCCGCACCGGTGCAGAGGTGCTGTCGCTGATGCGCACCTCGACCCGTGAGATGGGGCAGACCATCATCATGGTGACCCACGATCCTGTCGCCGCGTCCTACGCTGACACCGTCCTGCTCATGAAGGACGGCGCCATCGTGGGAACCATCGAGGAGCCAAGCGTGGCTACCGTGTCCGAGGCGCTTGCCTCTTTGGCGGAGTAA